The Nitrospira sp. genome window below encodes:
- a CDS encoding ribonucleoside-diphosphate reductase subunit alpha produces MASESVESIDSPAVASETLISEDSTTYDDSSQHTMRVNKRNGSTEPVDVMKIVRAVERCCGGLSDIDPLRIATKTISGLYNGATTRELDRLSIQTAAALIVEEPQYARLAARLLATYIDKEVRNQEIHAFSQSIAAGRRLGLINERVHEFVSQNGRKLNDALDSKRDREFEYFGLRTIYDRYLLKHPVTRQVIETPQQFFLRIACALAETVTDAVELYRLLSSLEYLPSSPTLFNAGTKHEQLSSCFLLDSPDDHLEHIYQRYTDVAMLSKFSGGIGLAYHRVRSRGSLIESTNGHSNGIIPWLKTLDASVAAVNQGGKRKGACCVYLEPWHADVEEFLELRDNTGDEACRAHNLNLANWIPDLFMKRVEADGEWSLFDPKVTPDLPDLYGEDFERAYEQAEQAGLASKTVKARDVYARMMRTLAQTGNGWMTFKDKSNRACNQTAMPGRTVHLSNLCTEILEVTSRDETAVCNLGSINLARHTMTESDGSLSFDFDKLARTVRTAVHQLDRVIDLNYYPLAAAGSSNRLWRPVGLGLMGLQDVFFQMRLPFDAPDARALSARIVEDIYFHALSASVDLAITKGRHPAFEETRAARGELQFDAWGVEPKDSKRWDDLRARIQTHGLRNSLLVAIAPTATIASIAGCYECIEPQVSNLFKRETLSGDFLQVDRYLVADLKKLGLWNDEIRTRLKIAEGSVQGLNELPADLRAGYRTVWEIPMRSLIDMAADRGAFIDQSQSLNLVIENPNIGQLSSMYFYAWKKGLKTTYYLRSRPATRIAKATVDSADQASPRGGGRPAGDSTWTPATPRDGGVDDVTCSLENPGICEACQ; encoded by the coding sequence ATGGCCAGTGAATCAGTCGAGAGCATCGATAGCCCTGCCGTCGCATCTGAAACGCTTATCTCCGAAGACAGTACAACCTATGACGATTCCTCCCAACACACGATGCGGGTGAATAAACGCAATGGCTCGACAGAGCCGGTCGACGTCATGAAGATTGTCCGCGCCGTGGAGCGGTGTTGTGGAGGACTTTCCGACATCGATCCGCTCCGCATCGCGACCAAGACCATCAGCGGTCTTTACAATGGGGCGACGACCCGCGAGCTCGACCGGCTCTCGATCCAGACAGCCGCCGCGCTCATCGTGGAAGAGCCTCAGTATGCCCGGTTGGCGGCACGCCTGCTCGCCACCTATATCGACAAGGAAGTTCGGAACCAGGAAATTCACGCGTTCTCTCAGTCCATCGCGGCAGGACGGCGACTGGGATTGATCAACGAGCGCGTGCACGAATTCGTCTCGCAAAATGGCCGTAAGTTGAACGACGCACTTGATTCGAAGCGCGACAGGGAGTTCGAGTATTTCGGCCTTCGCACCATCTATGACCGCTATCTGCTCAAGCACCCGGTGACCCGGCAGGTCATCGAGACGCCGCAGCAATTCTTTCTTCGCATTGCCTGTGCCCTCGCCGAGACGGTCACGGATGCGGTCGAACTATATCGACTGCTTTCGTCGTTGGAGTATTTGCCCAGCTCACCGACGCTCTTCAACGCTGGAACAAAACACGAGCAACTCTCGAGCTGCTTTTTGCTCGATTCGCCGGATGACCATCTGGAACACATCTATCAGCGGTACACGGACGTTGCGATGTTGTCGAAGTTTTCCGGAGGAATCGGCCTCGCCTACCATCGTGTCCGGTCGCGTGGGTCCCTGATCGAAAGTACGAATGGACATTCGAATGGGATCATCCCCTGGTTGAAGACGCTCGACGCGTCCGTTGCTGCCGTCAACCAGGGTGGAAAACGCAAGGGAGCCTGCTGTGTCTATCTGGAGCCGTGGCATGCCGATGTCGAAGAGTTTCTCGAACTGCGTGACAACACGGGCGACGAGGCCTGCAGGGCCCATAACCTGAACCTCGCCAATTGGATTCCCGATCTCTTCATGAAACGTGTGGAGGCCGACGGCGAGTGGAGCCTCTTCGATCCAAAGGTCACGCCGGACTTGCCCGATCTCTATGGAGAAGATTTCGAGCGGGCGTATGAACAGGCGGAGCAGGCCGGGCTTGCATCGAAAACCGTCAAGGCCCGTGATGTTTACGCGCGGATGATGCGCACACTGGCGCAGACCGGCAACGGATGGATGACCTTCAAAGACAAGTCCAACCGCGCCTGCAACCAAACTGCCATGCCGGGGCGGACGGTCCATCTTTCCAATCTCTGCACCGAGATCCTCGAAGTCACGTCGCGCGACGAGACGGCTGTCTGCAACCTTGGCTCGATCAATCTCGCCCGTCATACAATGACTGAATCCGACGGAAGCCTGTCATTCGACTTCGACAAACTCGCGCGAACCGTGCGGACGGCCGTCCATCAACTCGATCGAGTCATCGATCTCAACTACTATCCCCTCGCCGCAGCAGGATCATCGAATCGCCTGTGGCGACCGGTGGGCCTCGGGCTCATGGGCTTACAGGATGTCTTCTTTCAGATGCGGTTGCCCTTCGACGCACCGGATGCGCGCGCACTGTCGGCGCGGATCGTCGAGGATATCTACTTCCACGCACTGTCCGCATCGGTGGACTTGGCCATCACGAAGGGACGCCATCCGGCATTCGAGGAAACGAGGGCTGCACGAGGGGAGTTGCAGTTTGACGCCTGGGGGGTCGAACCGAAAGACTCAAAACGTTGGGATGACCTGAGAGCCAGGATCCAAACGCACGGACTACGAAACTCATTGCTCGTCGCCATTGCGCCGACGGCGACTATCGCCTCGATTGCGGGGTGCTATGAATGCATCGAACCCCAGGTGTCCAATCTGTTCAAGCGCGAAACCCTTTCCGGCGATTTTTTGCAGGTCGATCGCTATCTGGTGGCGGATCTCAAAAAGCTCGGTCTTTGGAACGACGAGATCCGCACGCGCCTCAAAATCGCTGAGGGGTCCGTGCAAGGGCTCAATGAGTTGCCGGCCGATCTACGCGCCGGCTACCGGACCGTGTGGGAGATTCCCATGCGTTCCCTCATCGATATGGCGGCCGACCGTGGCGCGTTCATCGATCAGAGCCAGTCGTTGAATCTGGTTATCGAGAATCCCAACATCGGGCAGCTCTCGAGTATGTACTTCTATGCGTGGAAGAAAGGACTGAAGACGACCTATTACCTGCGCTCCCGCCCGGCGACCCGCATTGCGAAGGCGACGGTCGATTCCGCCGATCAGGCCTCGCCACGAGGCGGCGGGCGGCCTGCCGGGGACTCCACATGGACCCCTGCGACGCCGCGCGACGGAGGAG